TTTTTGACAACTTCCTTGCGTTCTGGTTTCGTTTTTTATACAAACATTCAACCACCGTTGAAATTGGCAATTTTGATTATTTAAGACGAATAACGGATCGAGATTTTCCTACTTTCAGCGGACCATTTCTGGAGAAATATTTTCATGAAAAACTGGCTGCCACCGGTCTTTATTCCTCCATTGGGCGTTACTGGGAAAAAGGAAACCTTAACGAAATTGATATTGTAGCAATCAATGAAATGGAAAAAACGGTGCTGATTGGTGAAGTCAAACTAAACAAAAAACAATTTTCGAAAGAACAACTCCAACTCAAATCCAGCCAGATTTTGCGAAAACTTGCCGGATACGAAATTCGATACCGGGGATTTTCGCTTGAGGATATGTAACCTGCTATTGATCATAAAAACCATATTTACCCATAATCTCAGAAAACCATGTCTCATTCCCTTTCCCTCCCCCTATTTTTCTTGCTGGCGCTCGTTGCCTGCCAGCCAACTCCTTCATCTGTGAGTCTTTTCAACGGCAAAGACCTTACCGGCTGGCATGTGGATGTGCCGGACATGGATAGTCTCGACGTAGAAAATCCTTTTATTGTCAGGGGGGGAATGCTGGTGAGCCTGGGTACGCCCAACGGCCACCTGATCACTGACTCAGTATTTAAAGATTACCGGCTGGAGGTCGAGTACCGTTTTGCAGCAGAACCCGGTAACTGTGGCATACTCGTCCACGCCTCCACGCCTCGCGCGCTGTACAGCATGTTTCCCAAATCTGTGGAGGTGCAGATGTTTCACGAAAACGCCGGAGACTTCTGGTGTATTGTAGAAGATATCAGCGTACCCGATATGGAAGCCCGACGAGGACCAAAGGAAGAGTGGGGAATTACTGAAGGCAAAAAACGACGGATATTAAACCTCACCGACGGATCGGAAAAACCAGTGGGTGAATGGAATGCCATGAAGATCGAATGCCTGGGAACGGATGTCAAAGTTTGGGTAAATGGCGACCTCGTTAACTGGGGGCATGATTGCACCGCCAGCCAGGGGCAAATCGCCTTTCAGGCAGAAGGCTCAGAGGTGGAGGTCAGAAAGATGGTACTTACGCCGATTACGGCGCTGACAGAATAGGAAAATAAATATGAAGTATTTTTGCAAATATTATTAACCATTTTTTGGTAATACGGGAAAATTTAAAGTACTTTCCTGCAATAAAATCCCTCAGTATAACCTATTGCAGTTACATGGAAAACACTTCTAATATTGCCGTATTTATTGATTTTGAAAATTTCCCTTCCGGTGAATTTGACGCAAAAAAAATCATTACAAAACTCAAAGAAAAAGGCAGAATCCTACTGAAAAAAGCCTATGCAGACTGGGGGCGATTTGCAGCAGACAAACGGATCATGCTGGAAAACTCTATAGACCTGATCGAGCTGCCCAGCCATAAAAACAAAGGCAAAAATTCTTCCGACATCAAACTGGTCGTTGACGCACTGGAAACCGCCTTTACCAAAGACTATATTGATACCTTTGTGGTAGTTTCCGGTGATAGCGATTATACTCCTCTGATCTCCAAATTGCGGGAGCTAAACAAGTATGTTATCGTCATTGGCCATAAAAAAAACATGAGTTCGCTGTTGGCCGGATACTGTGATGAGGTACATTTTTACAGCAATTTTGTCGGTAATGTCACCAGTTCCGGAAATATCGCGGAGCTTGCCCCGGTATTTGACCTGCTTACCCGATCCGTTATCGCGCTCAAAGATACCGGCTCCAATACGCTGGGTTCCAGAGTAAAACAATATATGCGTCAGTTGGATTCTTCTTTTGACGAAAAAAAATATGGGTTCAGTACATTGGGCGAATTTTGGCGGAAAGCTACTGCCGAAAAAATCATCAGTTTTACAGAAACCAATTCCGGGGACTACGAAATTTCTTTATATCAAACAGGAAACCGGGGAGAATATTCCCAACTGGAAACAGACCATAACACACCGATCGACTCACAGGGAAAACCTGATATTCAATATTTTATCTATTGGGCGACTCAGCTTTATCCCGAAGAACAACAGCAAAGGCTGGATATAAATCTCCTGGCCCAGGGAATCAGGCAACTGGACAAAGATTACTCCCTACCCAAATACGGATATTCCAATACGAGTGGATTAAAGGGCATGCTCAAAGACATAGAAAAAAAGGGCATGATCAGACTGTTTGAAGAAAAGAAAACCAACAACACGGATTATTTTATCAAACCATTGGAAAAGCTTGTTGTACAATATGAAAGTTCTACCAAACCCTACAACTTCGAACTCATCAAAGAAATCGTAGACCTCAGCACACAGGTCTCTGTCTATAAAAAATACCTGAGAGAATGCGGGTATAATGCAGATCTTGAGAAAATAGAGGTCATTTTCAGCCAAATCAGCACTTTTCTCTATCAGTTGGAAGAAGGGAAATTTGCTACCATCAACGACATCCTTGCTCACTGTGTACAGTCTTTGCAGGCATTGTACTCGGAGGCGGTCATCCGGGCGGTGTTTAAAACGCTGGCTGAAAGCGGACTGTTTTTGGATGAGGAAAGTTATACGATTGAAGACCTCAACTCCCCTTACCAGGTAGTGAGTGCGGAGCCTGACAATGATATTCAGAGTATGGTCACCATATTTCTGACCAAACAATTGCAGGAGAAATTTGGCGACGACATTGACGCGAGAAAACTCCAGTTTTTATTTTACCGCGAAATTGATTGAACCGTTCATCCGTCTGGATTGCAGATAAACGTCCGGTCTTATGAAGCAGGCAATGATCACCCTCAACCTGACGCTCACAAATGAGCGAATAAAAAGGTTTGCTCATTTGTGATCAACTGCCCGATTTCTTCTAAATTACCACCCGTAATAATTTCAGGATTATATATGGGTAACTTTTGCCCGGACTGTAACTACAAACGACGATGAAACAGATTTTGCTCCTTTCCTCCCCACGGCACAGATATATTCTGTCCGGTATTATGGTGATCCTAATCAGTTGTTTTTTGATTCAGTGTAACAGCCACAAACCCCTGCCTCCCGGTGACCCGGACAATGGCGGGCTGGTTTTGCCCGACGGCTTTGAGGCCGTGGTTGTGATTGACAGCGTGGGTCGCGCCCGCCATCTTGCAGTAAGCGAAAGCGGCGATATCTATGTCAAAATCCGTGTGGGCAAACCCAAGGGCATCGTCGCCCTTCGCGACACCGACAATGACGGCAAAGCGGATGTGGTCGAACCCTTTGAAAATTATCCCGAAACCGGCACCTACGGTACCGGCATGGAGTTGCACAATGGCTATCTCTATTTCAGCACTGCCGGCGAAGTCTATCGCACAAAACTGAAAAAAGGCCAACTGATTCCCGAAGGCGAAGCCGAACTGATCCTGACCGACGACTACAAACATGCCAAATTTGGCTCCGAACATATCGCAAAACCGCTCGCCTTCGACGACGACGGGCATATGTATGTGCCATTTGGTGCGCCTGGCGACATGTGCCAGGTAGAAAACCGTAAACCCGGTTCTCCCGGTCAGGATCCCTGCCCACAACTCGAATTTCACGGCGGCGTATGGCAGTTTGACGCAAACAAACTCAATCAGGTACAGGCCGACGGTGTGCATTATGCGACGGGCATACGGAGTATCGTTGCCATGGATTGGAATCATCAGGCAAATGATTTGTTTGCCCTACAGCATGGACGCGATGACCTGGTACGCACATGGCCGGAATTGTACAACACCTGGCAAAGTGCGCTCCTGCCTTCGGAAGAATTTTTCCGGGTAAAACAGGGATTTGATGGCGGCTGGCCTTATTATTACTACGACGATATGCAGGGTAAAAAGCTGCTGAACCCCGAATACGGTGGCGACGGCAAAAAGGAGGGGAAGGGAGCCGAATACGAACAACCGCTGATCGGTTTTCCTGGCCATTGGGCACCCAACGACCTGTACTTTTACGAAGGCGATCAGTTTCCGGCCCGTTACAAAAACGGCGCATTTATCGCTTTCCATGGATCGACAATTCGCGGCCCCTATCCGCAGGCGGGGTATTTTGTGGCATTTGTTCCGTTTAAAGACGGCGCCCCTTCAGGCCCCTGGGAAGTGTTTGCCGATGGCTTTGCACAGGTAGATACCATTGTCAACACCAGTGATGCTGCTGCCCGTCCGATGGGCATCGCGATGGGACCTGACGGCTCACTATATGTCAGCGAAAGTGAAAAAGGAAAGATTTGGCGCATTATGTATAAAGGCGACAAGGCCAGCTTTGGTGAAACGCAGCTGGCAAAAATGGAGGAACGCAAAAACCTCCCCCATATCAAAACGCCCGACATTGTCAAAGATAACTTAGACAAAGGAAGAGCAAAAGCCGGAGCAAAATTGTATGCTACCTATTGCAGCGCCTGCCATCAGCCAAACGGAAAAGGAGACGGAAACCGTTTTCCGCCTTTATTGGGCTCCGAATGGATAACCGGAGATATACACAAAACGATTGAAGTCGTACTCAACGGCCTCGAAGGGCCCATCACCGTCAACGGACAAGCCTACGATGGAATCATGCCGGCAAATAACTTCCTCAAAGATGAAGAAATTGCCCAAATCCTCACTTATGTACGGCAAGAGTTTGGCGAAGGTGCCGATGGCATTCAGGCTTTTGAAGTTCGGGTCGTGAGGAATATCCTTCGCAGACGGCAGGAAAAAGCTGAAAACGGCGGCGGGGAATAAAACGAAACGAGGATGGGAAGTGGCAAAACAGGATTTATCTTTATTCCTGCAAAATACTCCCCTACCCCTCAAATCCGCTCTTCATACAAATACCCTCCCAACCAGATTCGGAGCATTCCATGGGAAGTTTCCCTCCTCCGAAAAAAATAGTATTGGGTGTTGTTTTTCAGGCGAATGGTAAAATATGCCCCCAGATATCCTGCTTCATTTTCCAGGTGATAATACAGTACTCTTCCATTGGGGAAATTGGTGCTGTCTTTATACATATAGGCAGTATCAAACTTTAAAATCACGGAATCAGACTGATGGATCACTTCGAAAGTTGGGGAAAGGGTATCTGTTGGCTTTTGCAGAAACCGGGCAACATCTGCAATGCCATACCCCAGCTCGTAGTCGTAATAAGGATAAAAATGTCCCGAACGGCACAGTAAATCAAATATTTCCCGCTGGGTTTTTTCCGGATACCGTTGAATCATACAGGCTGCCACACCCGCAACCAAGGGAGTAGAAAAAGAAGTTCCGGCATTCTCTCCGTACTTAAATTTTTTGATGGCCGTGAGCGTGAACCCCGGAGCAGAAAGATCAGGTTTGCGCTGGTTTAGTGCGTTTGGACCAAAGGATGAAAAGGGATTGCGCATCGGTAACACGGGAAGAGAACCACCTACAGACAAAACCCCGGGCACATCAGCCGGAGCACCCATATACCGCCATTTTTCGTCGCCCTCATTGCCCATAGAACAAATAACCAGCATACCTTTTTGCACGGCAATGGCGGCGGCCCGGCTCACAGGTGCCGTTTTCCCGTCCATATCTGCATAGGTATATCGTTTGTCGGTATAGGTTACCGACGAGCTGATCATGTCAGCGCCCATTTTGTCAGCCCATTCTGCTGCGGCAATCCAGTTATCTTCTTCGGCAGCAAGTTCTTTAGTCTCATGTTCTACCCGGGCGAGTAAAAACTCAGCGTCCATCGCCGCTCCAAGCGGACGGCCTTCATACATTCCGGCAATACAGCTCAACACCTGCATGCCGTGCAGAGAATGTGCATAGACATTATCGTCTCCATCATAAAAGTCTTTGGTAGCAACAATTTGATTGTATTTTCTGGCTCTGTCTATTGCAGGGTGAATGTCAGCATCGTCAAAGCCCGCATCCAGAATAGCGATTCTCACCCCTTTGCCCGTCAGATTGCTGTCCAGCAACATATCTAAGTGCATTTGACCGCGAACCAGCGACAAAAGCGTATCCAGCCGATCGGTAGTACTTACCGGAAAAGATGCCAACTGTGCTTCTGATGAAAATGCTTCCACACTTTTTACATAAGGGAGGTTGCTGACCTTTTGGATTTGCGCCTCTGTCGCCTCCACAGAAACTGCATTCAGCCATCGAAGGGAATGTCGCACGTTCATTACCTGTTCTCCTACTTCGCAGCGATAATCATCACTGACCGGAAAGTCGGTTTCTGAGATCAGGGGCAATCCGTTTTTGATTCGACGCATCAGTGCGTTGGGGTGAAATTCGGCGCGCACATCTTCAAATGAAACCGCAGGCTTATCTTTGAAATAAACAAAGTAATTTGCCTGTCCAAAAGTCAATGCAGGAAAAAACAACAGTGCGAGTACAATCTGTGGGAAAATTTTCATAAAAATCATCAGTTTCTGAGAAATTCATTATACTGAATCATGAACGAAATGCAAATAAAATTTATGCGGGAAGCCATCAGGCTATCAGAGGAGAGTGTAAAAAATGGCGGCGGCCCGTTTGGTGCGGTAGTAGTAAAAAACGGGCAAATCATCGCCCGGGGAAATAACCGTGTGACGCAGAATTTTGACCCTACGGCACATGCCGAGGTTGTGGCGATTCGCGAAGCCTGTAAAGAACTTCACGCCTTCCAGTTGGAGGGTTGCGAAATTTATACCAGTTGTGAGCCTTGTCCGATGTGTCTGGGTGCCATCTATTGGGCGAGGCCTGCCCGCGTATTTTTTGGCAATAACCAGACCGATGCAGCCCGTATTGGTTTTGATGACAGTTTTATTTACAGAGAAATCGCAGCGCCCCTACCCGACAGAAAAATCCCCATGCTCCAGCTACTTCCCGAAGAAGCGATTACAGCTTTCCGGATGTGGGAAAACAAAACTGACAAAACGGAATATTGAAAGATAGCGTTTCGAAGGCCACCAGCCAAAAGCTAACAGCCAACAGCCAAAAGCCAAAAGCTAACAGCCAATGAAAACCCCAAACACCCGAAACAACTTATTCATTCATTTACTTCTCACTTTTGACTTCTAAAATCTGCCTACTGACTTCCACGAAGGATCCCTTCAGCTACAAGCAAATCTTCAGGGGTGGTGATTTTGATATTGTCATAGGAACCGGGACAAATGGCCACGGTTTTTCCCGTAAGTTCGTACAGGCTGGCGTCATCGGTAAAATTTCCTTCAGCGGCGCGATTGCGGTAGCAATCCAGAATTTCTTTCAGCTTGAAAGTCTGCGGCGTTTGCACTTCCAGAAAACGGGCGCGGTCCACCGCCCGGCTTTGTCCGTCGTCTCCGATCTCGCGGATGGAGGCTTTTACCGGTACACATACGACAGATGCTCCGTGTACCGCAGCCAGCTCAAATGCTGTGGTCAGCATATCGTTGGTTACAAAGGGTCGTACGCCGTCGTGGATTCCCACAAGGGCATCTTCGGACTCTCCGACTCGCGCAGTCAGTTTTTCCAGTCCATTGTGAACAGATTCCGTGCGGGTTTTCCCGCCCTTGCTGAGCGTGATCTGTGCGCGCTGTGAAGGTGTGAGAAATTCTGCTGCTAATTTTTCCCAAAAACTAAACTGGTCTTCGGGAAGAACCAGCCCTACAGGAAGACGATTTTCCCACAGGAAAAAACGGCGTAAGGTATGTATCAGGACAGGAACTCCTGCCAACGGCAGAAATTGTTTGGGAATGTCTGCGCCCATACGCATCCCACTCCCTCCCGCAACGATCAAAACACATTTTTTCATCGTCCTGAGTAAGCCTTATACCTGAAAACCTTCAGACCCGCAGCACTAAAGAATCAGGAGTGCGTCGCCGTAGCTGTAAAACTTATACTTTTCTTTTACCGCTGTTTCATAACATTCCATCATAAATTCATAGCCCATAAAAGCTGAAACCATCATCAGGAGAGTTGACTTCGGGCGGTGGAAGTTGGTGAGGAATGCATTGGCGATATTGAAATCGTAGGGAGGATAGATAAACTTATCCGTCCAGCCATCGGCGGGATTCAGCATACGACCTGCGGAAACCGCAGATTCGAGGGCCCGCATGACAGAAGTTCCCACGGCGAGTACTCTTTTTTTGCTGGTTTTCGCCTCATTTACAAGCATACGCGCTTCATTGGGAATCACAAAATATTCGGAGTCCATACGGTGTTTGGAAAGATCTTCCACTTCTACCGGATTGAAAGCGCCGATTCCCACATGAAGGGTGAGGGCAGCCTGCTCAACGCCGTTGAGTTCAAAACGCTTGAGCAATTCACGGGTAAAGTGCAGGCCGGCGGTAGGAGCGGCGACGGCTCCGACATTTTTGGCAAAAACGGTTTGGTAATTTTCCCGGTCCTTAGCCTCTACATTGCGCACATCGCTGATATAGGGAGGAATAGGCGTTTTGCCGAGTTTATCTATGAGTTGATGAAGTTCTTCATTTTCTCCGTCGTAAAGGAAACGAATGGTACGGCCACGGGAGGTAGTATTATCTACCACTTCAGCTACCAGATCATTTTCACCAAAGAAGAGTTTATTTCCTACCCTGATTTTCCGGGCAGGTTCAACGAGCACATCCCATAGTTTCTGGCGGGCATTGAGCTCACGAAGAAGGAAAACCTCAATTTTGGCACCGGTTTTTTCCTTTTTGCCGATTAGCCGGGCAGGAAATACTTTGGTGTCATTTAAGACCATCACATCTCCTTCAACAAAATATTCGAGAATGTCCGAAAATTTCCGATGTTCTATTTTCCCGGTATCGCGGTGAGCAACCATCAGACGGCAGGAATCGCGGGGATCTGCGGGGTGAAGAGCGGTTAAATTTTCAGGGATTTCGAAGTTAAAGGCCGATAGTTTCATTGCCATTTTCAGCGGGATCTAAGGGTTTGATAAAACGAACCGCAAAAATAGCTTCCCGGGAGTAGATAATCAAGGGATTTTTCTGCCCAACGGGTACGAAATTTCTACCGTTCTCCCGGATTTTCAGACAGATAGAGAAAAATCAGTAGGAAGAGCCATGGAAAATATGCATTTTAAGGTAATCTTAATATGTAGGTCCAACCTCCACGCAGCACCATTTGACCCGTGCATTACCGTCCTGGTCGCTATTTTGTCAGCGGATAATGCGTATTTTTTTTCGCACGATCAGACCTTCCGATTTTATGGATAGTATGTAAATCCCTTCCGGAAGAAGATTGACTCTGATGCCTCTCTCCATCAGGTATTCCATTTGCCGGAGCACTAATCTTCCGCTCATATCAAAGATATTGATTTCGGATTCGGGAGAAATTTCGTTTTGCACAAACAGAAAATCATAGGCAGGATTGGGATAAATCACGAGTTCTGTACTGCCTCCGACAATCCGCGGAGGGGAGAGAATATCCTCTGTACAATTATTTAGTTTGTCTGCGAGATCATCCAGATCCACAGAATTTATCCCATCGGAGAAAAGTCCCTTTAATTTGTCTCCACTTTGCACCATAGGCCGGGCAAATGGATCAAAACCCTGAAATCTACTGTAGCTATTCCGGTAATCGCCAGAGGTTTCCCAGCTAATTTCCGGCGTAACGATTTGTTCCATCACCAGAAGAATCGTCTGTCCGACCTCCCCTACATGATCGGTAGAATAGCTGATGATGATTCCGTTACAATCCACATCTTCCCGATCCCAGAGAATCACCTCGCTGCGGGTCTCACTGCCGCGATACACTTCATATAACTCAAGCCGCAGACCGTGGTCGATTCTTTTGACGATTTTGCCACGGGCAATGGTATATTCGGGGTTCCAGTTGGCAAACTGACAAAATGAAATATCCTGTACAGCAAAGGAACAGGCGATTGCAGTAGGCACTGCGGCCAAAAAGATCATCAGAAAGGGTAAAATTCTTTTCATTCCATTGTTTTTCCTTCTGACGATTAAAGTAAAAGATATGCTGCATGGGGAAGAAAATCGTAGCCCCCCATTGTATTCGAGAGGGCCGAAGTAGTGTTTTGAGGTAAAAAAAAAGGATGCGATATGTCGCGTATTATTCAAAGCTAAGAAAAAGGAAATGAGAGTCAATCGTCAATTTTTAATTGGCAGTGATTTTTGGGGTGGGAATGTCAGAAAGCGAATATCTGTGAATTCCTAGTGTGGCATAATGTTTTCGTCTTTTCACCGAATTTATCTTTTGACTTAACTTATATCCTTCTAACTTTGCGCGAAATTTAGCGCAAATGCCTTTAGATCCTTCCATAAAATCCGTGCTGATCATAGGCAGCGGACCCATCATCATCGGGCAAGCCTGTGAGTTTGACTATAGTGGTTCCCAGGCTGCCCTGGCACTCAAAGAAGAAGGGATTCGTGTTGCCCTTATCAATTCCAACCCGGCAACGATTATGACAGACCCGGTTACGGCAGACGATATTTATCTGCTGCCACTGGAAGTCGAATCAATAGAAAAAATCCTCAATAAACAGAAGATTGACGCCGTTCTCCCCACTATGGGCGGACAAACAGCGCTCAACCTGGCTGTGGAATGCGAAAAGGCCGGAATTTGGCAAAAGTATCAGGTCAGGATTATTGGTGCAGATATCAAAGCTATAGATAAAGCAGAGGACCGTGAATTGTTTCGCAAGCTGATGCACGAAATAGGCATTCCGGTACCAACGGCTGAAACAGCCAATTCTTTTCTGAAAGGCAAAGAAATCGCTCAGCGCATTGGTTTTCCGCTGGTAATCAGACCTTCCTATACCCTCGGTGGTACGGGCGGGGCTTTTGTGCATGAGGCAAAAGACTATGATTTGCTGCTAAAACGAGGCCTTCAGGCGAGTCCGATTCACGAAGTACTGGTTGAGCAAAGCATATTTGGATGGAAGGAATACGAGTTGGAAGTCATGCGCGACCGTGCGGGCAATAAAATTGTGATTTGTACCATCGAAAACTTTGATCCGATGGGCATTCACACCGGCGATTCCATCACTGTCGCTCCGGCCATGACCCTGCCCGATACGATCTACCAGAAGATGCGAAACTATGCCTTCCGCGTACTGGAAGAACTCGGCACATTTGCCGGTGGGTGTAACGTGCAGTTTGCCACAAACCCCGAAAACGGTGATATCATCATCATCGAAATCAATCCGCGGGTATCGCGCTCCTCTGCCCTGGCCTCCAAGGCTACCGGATATCCGATCGCACGCCTCGCCGCCAAACTTGCGGTAGGTTACCGCCTCGACGAACTGCCCAACCAGATTACCAAACATACTTCCGCCTTCTTCGAACCTTCGCTTGACTATGTTATTGTTAAAATTCCCCGCTGGAATTTTGACAAGTTTCATGGCTCCGACCCTTTGCTGGGCCTTCAGATGAAAGCGGTTGGAGAAGTCATGGCCATAGGACGGAGCTTCAACGAAGCGCTCCAGAAAGCCTGCCAGTCCCTTGAGATCGGACGCAATGGCATGGGGGCAGATGGCAAAGAACTTCGCGACCTCGAACGCATCATGGACAGCCTCCGCCGGCCTTCCGGTGACCGCTTGTTCCATATTAAAGATGCTATGCATCTCGGTGTGCCGCTGAAAGACATATTCGAAGCTACCAAAATAGATGTCTGGTTCCTGCGCCAGATCGAATATCTCGTTACCCTTGAAAAGGAGATTTCCCGGTTTACAATCGACGAAATGCCCCGTGATCTCCTGCTCGAAGCCAAGAAAAATGGCTATGCAGACAGGCAAATCGCCCACCTGGTCAATTGCCTGGAAAGTGAAGTTTACAACAAACGCGCAGAACTTAAAGTAAAACGGGTGTTCAAACTCGTTGATACCTGCGCAGCAGAGTTTAAGGCAGAAACCCCTTATTACTACTCCACATTTGATGAGGAGAATGAATCGGTTGTTACTGACAAGAAAAAAGTAGTTGTATTTGGCTCAGGCCCCAACCGTATCGGACAGGGAATTGAGTTTGACTACTGTTGTGTACATGGGGTGCTTGCCGCAAGAGAAGAGGGTTTTGAAACAGTCATGATCAACTGTAACCCGGAAACGGTTTCCACAGACTTCAATATCTCTGATAAACTTTATTTTGAGCCGGTATTCTGGGAGCATATCTACGATATAATTCAGCATGAAAAACCCGAAGGGGTGATCGTGCAGCTCGGTGGTCAGACTGCGCTGAAGCTGGCCGACAAGATGCACCGGCATGGCATTCAGATTATGGGAACCAGCTTCGATATGATGGATATGGCAGAAGACCGGGGAAGGTTTTCGGATCTGCTCAAAAAACTGGAAATCCCCTACCCCAATTTTGGCGTAGCTGAAAATGCAGATGAAGCGATCGAAATTGCCAGGCGGGTGGGTTACCCGGTCCTGGTAAGGCCTTCTTATGTATTGGGGGGACAGAATATGCGGATCGTCATCAACGACGATGAGCTTACCCGGCATGTGATCAAAATCATGAATGAAGTGCCTGGCAATAAGGTACTGATTGACCACTTCCTCGATGGGGGTATTGAAGCCGAAGCCGACGCCATTTGCGATGGTGAAGACATCCATATCATCGGGATGATGGAGCATATCGAACCTGCCGGTATACACTCCGGCGATTCAATGGCCGTATTGCCGCCGTTTCACCTCAGCGAAAAAATACAGCAGGAAATGGCCGAAACCTGCAAAAAACTCGCCATTTCCATGCAGATCAAGGGCTTGATCAATATTCAGTTTGCCATTAAAGATGACAAAGTATATGTGATCGAAGCCAACCCACGCGCTTCCCGCACCGTGCCATTTATTGCGAAAGCAAATCAGATCCCTTATGTTAACTACGCGACAAAGATCATGCTGGGCACGCATAAGGTAAAAGACTTCAAGTTTAAGCCAAAACTGAAAGGGTTTGCCATCAAGGTTCCGGTATTTTCCTTTGACAAATTCCCGAATGTGGACAAAGCGCTCGGGCCTGAAATGAAATCTACGGGCGAAAAAATCTACTTCATCAATGATTTGAAGGATCCATTTTTCGTCAAGGCTTACAATGAGCGGAATATGTATCTGTCGCGGTAACGGGTAAATTTCCCGTTACTATTTTCTTTTCAGGATAAATACCTGCGGTTCCGAAAGGTTTTGTCTGTACTGCCAGGCGCGGTTATCGATGTCGCTGTCGGCATCCGGGAGAATCGTTTCTGCGCCGGTACGCGGATTAATCTGGCGTACTGAATATTTTTCGCCGGGAGCCAGCTTCACCCGGCAGTGTTGTACACGGGTATAGATCAGATATTCATCGCCAGGATTAGCCAGGCATAAGTTGCCAAAGCTTACCAGATCATTGGCGGGTTGCAATTGCCAGTAGCTGGTTTTTTCAAAGATATTTTTCATTATCTGATAGTACCGGAGCATGGTCATTTTTTCATTACCCCGGCCATTGATCCAGCCACCCCCGGTGTCTTCCCCGGCACCTGTGCCGTATCGGGCCGATTCACCTGTAGTCTGATAGGCACCGGCCATACAGATTTCCCATGCCAGCTGACTGCGATTGAGCGCAGACCGACCGTCGGGCGGAATTTTAGCAGCCGTAGGGCCACATCCCCAGGGAGAATAATGATCTTCATAGCCATACTCTTCGTTGACTGTAGGCAGAATACGCCCTGTAGCTGCCTGTATCGCTTTGGCGTCCATGATAAAAGGATACCCCCCGCATTCGTCCCAACTCTGATACATGATTACATCCACCCATGAAGAAAGGCGAAAAGGAAAATCGGCTTTGCCATGTACGGATATCAGATGATGGTAGGGGTCTTTATTTTTTAAATAACTCCCCATTTTCTCTGCCCATTCGGGTGTTCGGAAAAGATGATATTCGTTGGCAATGTCCCACATAATATTTTCATACGCCGAATAACGGGCTGCAGCATACGCGTAATACAGTTGCTCGTACTTGTCGCCCATATTCTCTT
The Bacteroidia bacterium DNA segment above includes these coding regions:
- a CDS encoding 2-C-methyl-D-erythritol 4-phosphate cytidylyltransferase, encoding MKKCVLIVAGGSGMRMGADIPKQFLPLAGVPVLIHTLRRFFLWENRLPVGLVLPEDQFSFWEKLAAEFLTPSQRAQITLSKGGKTRTESVHNGLEKLTARVGESEDALVGIHDGVRPFVTNDMLTTAFELAAVHGASVVCVPVKASIREIGDDGQSRAVDRARFLEVQTPQTFKLKEILDCYRNRAAEGNFTDDASLYELTGKTVAICPGSYDNIKITTPEDLLVAEGILRGSQ
- the queA gene encoding tRNA preQ1(34) S-adenosylmethionine ribosyltransferase-isomerase QueA: MKLSAFNFEIPENLTALHPADPRDSCRLMVAHRDTGKIEHRKFSDILEYFVEGDVMVLNDTKVFPARLIGKKEKTGAKIEVFLLRELNARQKLWDVLVEPARKIRVGNKLFFGENDLVAEVVDNTTSRGRTIRFLYDGENEELHQLIDKLGKTPIPPYISDVRNVEAKDRENYQTVFAKNVGAVAAPTAGLHFTRELLKRFELNGVEQAALTLHVGIGAFNPVEVEDLSKHRMDSEYFVIPNEARMLVNEAKTSKKRVLAVGTSVMRALESAVSAGRMLNPADGWTDKFIYPPYDFNIANAFLTNFHRPKSTLLMMVSAFMGYEFMMECYETAVKEKYKFYSYGDALLIL
- a CDS encoding T9SS type A sorting domain-containing protein, producing the protein MKRILPFLMIFLAAVPTAIACSFAVQDISFCQFANWNPEYTIARGKIVKRIDHGLRLELYEVYRGSETRSEVILWDREDVDCNGIIISYSTDHVGEVGQTILLVMEQIVTPEISWETSGDYRNSYSRFQGFDPFARPMVQSGDKLKGLFSDGINSVDLDDLADKLNNCTEDILSPPRIVGGSTELVIYPNPAYDFLFVQNEISPESEINIFDMSGRLVLRQMEYLMERGIRVNLLPEGIYILSIKSEGLIVRKKIRIIR
- the carB gene encoding carbamoyl-phosphate synthase large subunit — translated: MPLDPSIKSVLIIGSGPIIIGQACEFDYSGSQAALALKEEGIRVALINSNPATIMTDPVTADDIYLLPLEVESIEKILNKQKIDAVLPTMGGQTALNLAVECEKAGIWQKYQVRIIGADIKAIDKAEDRELFRKLMHEIGIPVPTAETANSFLKGKEIAQRIGFPLVIRPSYTLGGTGGAFVHEAKDYDLLLKRGLQASPIHEVLVEQSIFGWKEYELEVMRDRAGNKIVICTIENFDPMGIHTGDSITVAPAMTLPDTIYQKMRNYAFRVLEELGTFAGGCNVQFATNPENGDIIIIEINPRVSRSSALASKATGYPIARLAAKLAVGYRLDELPNQITKHTSAFFEPSLDYVIVKIPRWNFDKFHGSDPLLGLQMKAVGEVMAIGRSFNEALQKACQSLEIGRNGMGADGKELRDLERIMDSLRRPSGDRLFHIKDAMHLGVPLKDIFEATKIDVWFLRQIEYLVTLEKEISRFTIDEMPRDLLLEAKKNGYADRQIAHLVNCLESEVYNKRAELKVKRVFKLVDTCAAEFKAETPYYYSTFDEENESVVTDKKKVVVFGSGPNRIGQGIEFDYCCVHGVLAAREEGFETVMINCNPETVSTDFNISDKLYFEPVFWEHIYDIIQHEKPEGVIVQLGGQTALKLADKMHRHGIQIMGTSFDMMDMAEDRGRFSDLLKKLEIPYPNFGVAENADEAIEIARRVGYPVLVRPSYVLGGQNMRIVINDDELTRHVIKIMNEVPGNKVLIDHFLDGGIEAEADAICDGEDIHIIGMMEHIEPAGIHSGDSMAVLPPFHLSEKIQQEMAETCKKLAISMQIKGLINIQFAIKDDKVYVIEANPRASRTVPFIAKANQIPYVNYATKIMLGTHKVKDFKFKPKLKGFAIKVPVFSFDKFPNVDKALGPEMKSTGEKIYFINDLKDPFFVKAYNERNMYLSR